Proteins from a genomic interval of Plasmodium reichenowi strain SY57 chromosome 11, whole genome shotgun sequence:
- a CDS encoding hypothetical protein (conserved Plasmodium protein, unknown function) — MLYLYTKQIWTKWLNYEYLNYSKKCLKDVRLLYGFKGNHTCYFSISDKSNMNDKSNNIYVNSKNNNCNNVEENHYIKEYDDKTKSIIDHLKNKYDITSNSLNFDIKKTKGEEENVFDIGYTWSNFFKCEKSLYNVISKCVSTDVIDNYLHSYLNYNEEDTYLKDCYKEDILSDNINIDNIEKRVNNILIYITSFYYKNIRDYNMISILSDKLIHLCKKIDSINYKNSKLIFNICNVYNKVMALNDELFFILFNILNKIYVQDNKNKYIVIKDKEVLLILKTLYNQNYKNHIIVDTIISYIKYGSNLNSDIIVDTFYYLTLLSRIDLKLFKKIHTYIYNNIPDEEKMNSFFSSLNKTKFVELEKENLSTFDNYEMNTEIVQNISFKINITPIKCIKLLYSYIVLDDENFLNFYIIEKLLVTLCDSLKDNDIIFNDEKEYYNKKKIHEMICIIRTYLRYKKPFFYNYLPKNVKRKLKEIYIYDIGERKIKEKKFNDKVSYHLKKLRIPHIQNVIKGGILFDILEKDKKLVWLCLSYHHYYVRTIDLTVEKLLQINLIKAMNYKISKIHYYQFSRMKAKKTRFEYIRMCRYYSLRDRRNYDDELEGWNLPYINWYHKKNKNVHISNYFYNYTPISQVEY; from the coding sequence atgctatatttatatacaaagCAGATTTGGACGAAATGGCTCAATTATGAGTATTTAAATTATAGTAAGAAATGTTTAAAGGATGTGAGGTTATTGTATGGCTTCAAAGGTAACCATACATGCTATTTTTCAATCAGCGATAAAAgtaatatgaatgataagagtaataatatatatgttaatagtaaaaataataattgtaataatGTTGAAGAGAAccattatataaaagaatatgatgataaaacAAAATCAATTATTGATCACCTGAAGAATAAATACGATATAACATCTAACTCTTTAAATTTtgacataaaaaaaacaaaaggagaagaagaaaatgtTTTCGATATTGGATATACCTGGAGCAATTTTTTCAAATGTGAAAAAAGTTTGTATAATGTTATTAGTAAATGTGTAAGTACAGATGTAATAGATAATTATCTGCATTCctatttaaattataatgaagaagataCATACTTAAAAGATTGTTATAAAGAAGATATTCTTTctgataatataaatattgataatataGAGAAAAGAGTTAAcaatatacttatatatattacatccttttattataagaatattcgagattataatatgatatcCATATTGAGTGATAaattaatacatttatGTAAAAAGATTGATTCTATTAATTATAAGAATAGTAAgttaatatttaatatttgtaatGTGTATAATAAAGTGATGGCACTAAACGATGAATTGTTTttcattctttttaatatattaaataaaatatatgtacaagataataaaaataaatatattgtgataaaagataaagaagttttgttaatattaaaaacatTATACAATCagaattataaaaatcatataatagTAGATACGATAATtagttatataaaatatggaTCTAACTTAAATTCTGATATAATTGTTGatactttttattatttaacTTTACTTTCAAGAATAGACCTGAAATTATTTAAGAAGattcatacatatatatataataatataccagatgaagaaaaaatgaattccttcttttcatctttgaacaaaacaaaatttGTAGAActagaaaaagaaaaccTTAGTACTTTTGATAATTATGAGATGAATACAGAGATAGTTCAAAacatttcttttaaaataaatataaccccaataaaatgtatcaaattattatattcttatatagttttggatgatgaaaatttcctaaacttttatattatagaGAAATTATTAGTAACACTGTGTGATAGTTTAAAGGATAATGATATCATATTtaatgatgaaaaagagtattataacaaaaaaaaaatacacgAAATGATATGTATTATAAGAACATACTTACGATATAAAAaaccttttttttataattatttaccaaaaaatgtaaaaagaaaattaaaagaaatatatatatatgatataggagaaagaaaaattaaagaaaaaaaatttaatgataaagtatcttatcatttaaaaaagttAAGAATTCCACATATACAAAATGTAATTAAAGGtggtatattatttgatatattGGAAAAGGATAAAAAATTAGTTTGGTTATGTTTAtcatatcatcattattatgttAGGACAATTGATTTAACAGTAGAAAAGTTATTACAAATAAACTTAATAAAAGCTATGAACTATAAAATATCAaaaattcattattatcaattTTCAAGAATGAAAGCTAAAAAAACCAGATTTGAATATATCCGAATGTGTAGATATTATTCATTAAGAGATAGAAGAAACTATGATGACGAATTAGAAGGATGGAATTTACCATATATTAATTGGTaccataaaaaaaataaaaatgttcatatatctaattatttttataattatacacCCATATCACAAGTTGAAtattga
- a CDS encoding hypothetical protein (conserved Plasmodium protein, unknown function), translating into MNWDEKNDKNNFDLKKQLHNIFFILGLVIQNILVDNNFLEYVNINDIYKTLYHIFKTRYLNILNTHLDGSHTEKNENNSLLRDDTDSLKKGNDNISPLINDDHISEHMNDHIIGSRKNKLLLSSENNKPLSYNNKSTNSNNNMSENYHETDSPVQNITPLHIESNFFYEQIKLKFENIFSHSPQREKYNNLNFIQIHNLKCLKYAISACIYSHIKISGKSICLRNILNTTNFFISLLINNNNYSDHDHHKKRRSNVYINSLKDTVHNINTYEPIIKENIYQEKEESLKMERIALFTSSFKLSNNIIKYSLLYELMFITRSPYIINKFLLSVFNDVLCIPNINNKYDDTVIVFSCILFVNHFFYHINQKSKETKNNSWQDKNKILYINQVQKIIKLFLLLCPHNQIEQMDNIRRFTKKIVQMYSYMY; encoded by the coding sequence atgaattgggatgaaaaaaatgacaaaaataattttgatttaaaaaaacaattacataacatattttttatcttaGGTTTAGTTATTCAGAATATACTTGtagataataatttcttagaatatgttaatataaatgatatatataaaacattatatCATATCTTCAAAACTAgatatttaaatatactTAATACACATTTAGATGGCTCCCATACTgagaaaaatgaaaataatagtCTCCTGCGTGATGATACGGATTCATTAAAAAAGggtaatgataatataagtCCCCTTATAAATGATGATCATATATCTGAACATATGAATGATCATATTATTGGTTcaaggaaaaataaattattattatctagTGAAAACAATAAACcattatcatataataataaatctacaaattcaaataataacatgTCAGAAAATTATCATGAAACAGATAGTCCAGTTCAGAATATCACACCACTACATATTGAAAGTAACTTTTTCtatgaacaaataaaattaaaatttgaaaatattttttcccATTCTCCTCaaagagaaaaatataataatttaaattttatacaaATTCATAACTTAAAATGTCTTAAATATGCAATTAGTGCTTGTATTTATtcacatataaaaatatctGGCAAAAGTATATGCttaagaaatattttaaataccacgaatttttttatatctctactaattaataataataactaTTCTGATCATGATcatcataaaaaaagaagaagtaatgtttatataaatagCTTAAAGGATACGgttcataatattaatacatatgaacctattattaaagaaaatatttatcaagaaaaagaagaaagtTTAAAAATGGAAAGGATTGCTTTATTTACATCTTCATTTAAACTATccaataatattataaaatattccTTACTATATGAATTAATGTTTATAACTAGATCAccatatattataaataaatttctATTATCGGTATTCAATGATGTATTGTGTATACcaaatataaacaataaatatgatgataCTGTTATTGTATTTTCATGTATCCTATTTGTTaaccattttttttatcatattaatCAGAAGTCGAAAGAgacaaaaaataattcatggcaagataaaaataaaattttatacataaacCAAGttcaaaaaattatcaaaCTCTTTCTTCTCTTATGCCCACATAATCAAATTGAACAGATGGATAATATACGTAGATTTACCAAAAAAATTGTACAAATGTATTCTTACATGTATTAG